The sequence GCGTTCTGTAAAAAAGACAGCTCTTCCATTGTCTCGATACCCTCGGCAATCACCTTCGTTGCAGCACGTGCAGCGTACTCTTTAATCAATTCAAGCAATTCCTGCTGCTCGGAATTGCCGCCAATCCCACGAATCAGAGACTTGTCCAGCTTAATAAATTCCGGCTTCAAGTACACTAAGGTCTTCAGGCTGTTATAACCAGAGCCTGCATCGTCAACCGCTATGCGGAAGCCCTGCTCACGATAATGGGACAATACTCGCTCAAAGCTAACGTAGTCATGCACCGCCTGCCGCTCCGTCAGCTCGAAGACCACACGGGAGGGTGATACTCCGAGCTCTCTTAGGAGCTCCAGTGTCTCTCCGCTTTTATGGTGAGAATCATTCAACACCCCAGGATTCACATTAATGAAAATAAGCTTGTCTTCACTTGTCGCAGATTTGGGCAGTCTCTCCACATAACGCGTGAGCGACATCCGGCGGCAGTATTTCTCAAATCTGAACATCTGTTCGGTTCGTCCAGCGAATTCATAAAATTGCTCTGTAGTTGGAAACTGTGGGGAAGCTTGCGGTCTGTTCAACGCCTCATGTCCGATCGTCAGCCCGCTCTGCAGGTGAAGGATCGGCTGGAAGTAAGTATCTAGCAATCCCTTATTCATAATGTTCAATAGCTCGTCCAGTCTCTTCAGCTCTTTGAATTCGCTCCGCATTCTTCCATTCAGATGCTGAAGGTAGTGAGGGAGCACGAATATTTTCTTATACATCTGCAATTGTTTGTCCATTCTCTCTCCCAGTAGGCCTATAATCTTGAGATTCTACCACTCTCTCCCCCAGCATACACAAGAAATATTAACGCGCGATAAAATGCCTCTTGCTTATTCCACAAAAAAAAGGCTGCCCCATAACTTGCTAAAGCAAGCCGCTAATGGATCAAAAACAAAAACGAGTCAGTCTCCAGTTACCTAGAGACTGACTCGTTTTTTAGCTTTTACAGCTTCGAAGTGCAAGAAACTGTCTTATTCGCAAAAAAGACAGCCCCTTAATTATACTCCTGCAATTTATAAACCATAATATTGTGTTTTGTCCGGTCCGTTGCTGGTGTACTCTGTCTTTATTTCGTTGCGGTAAGATCTTTCAATCTTGCGCACATAAGAGAGTCTGCGGACATTCTTCATTACTTCCTCGGCACGTTCTGCATTCACGTACATAACCGCGTAATGCATCTTTCGGGAAACATAATGCAATGTTCCGTATTTCTCCAGATTGCGCGCCGCCTTGACGTCACTAACCCAAATGATATATCCTGTGCGTTCCGCAAACATAAACTAATCCGCCTTTCTTTCTCTAACTACTAGGAGCAGCTTATCCGCAAGAGCATGAGCCACCGCTGCCGCATCCGCCTTTAGGAGAAGGATTATTACTTGGAACCTTAATGTTCTCCGATACTGAAAAAGCAATGGTTTCTGACATAGAGAACAGTATATCGTCCAGAATCTTCTCCGCCTGCTTGAAGCGGATAACCTCTTCGAACTGCTCCATCTCTGCTTCTACAGCTGAAACCTCGTCTTTGGCCGAGTGATAGTTCGGGTGAAAGTGTCCGAACCGCTGCGTCTCCTCGAACAGCTCCTTCTTGCTTTGAAGCTGTTTAATCATCGTCTGAATTTCGGGGTTCGCATCAACCCGCCCTTTCCAGTATAGGTAATCCGACACTTCTGCGGATTGATTAATCATGTCGCCTAATTCATAGGCGTATGTCAGCACTTCGGCCATATCGACCGTATTCATTTCCGCTACGCTCATGAACTTCAACTCTCTTCTTTAGTTAGTATTCTGCCCTTGGCATTAGACTTCCTTATCATAACATAATCAGTTGCTCAAGCAGAAGAGGAATTTCTCTGGGCACTGGGTATAACGAGTCTCATCTCTTTCCAATCTCCTGCAGTTAGCTCTATTTCTTCGACTTCCTCTGTTCTGGATGACAACTTTAATCCACTTACTCTCCACGGATTACCACTGACCTGCACAGGGATGAAATCGCAACTCTCTCCCTGAAGGGAGAGACGAACCTTAATGCCCCAGCTTAGTGCCTGCTCCATAATTTTCTGCGCGGTTGTACTGTGATAATGACGCCATTCTCTGCTCCACATCGTGGGTACACTCTCTATTCCCGGCAAGCTATCTTCCTGTGAATTTAGCGGCGCAGGTTGCAGGTAACGATCAGGGTTTCCAGTGCGGAATAGTCCTCGCTCGGAATGCAACGGTGGTAGGGTATATCCGATTGAAGACTCTGGACTAGGCAGATGCAAAAATACTTTATCCGCCACTGTCGCCTCCAGACGTCCAGCAATAGAGCGGGGCGGGGCCATTCCGGCTGCGGACAGCTCCCGGCGCACCTGCTCTAAACCCTCCTCACGCACACTAAAGTGATGGGGGCCGAGCCGAGTGAGGTTCTCCTGCAGCCGAGGATGAGCCGCTATGGCATCCCCCTCTTCCTCACTGCGGCAAGAGAGCAGAATAACCTCCGCCAACGCCGTTCGGCCGATTCCCCTGCCCCATTGCTTCAGAGCGAATTCCACCTCATTAGGGAGTTGGCCCAAAGCATGAGCATTTAACCAGAAAATGGCTTCCTCCGGCGATATTCCTTGTTCGGCAGCAGATTCCAGTCGCTCGCGGGTCAGACGAAAGCTCCATAAGGTATCGCTTTGCAGCAGTTCGGCACAACCAGCCAAGGTCCAACGGATAGCATACGACACCTCTGGTGGAACCAGCACCTCAAAGTCCGGCTGCACAATAAACATTGGGGTTGAGGAGGTTACTTGAATACCTAGGTCAAGAAAATCACTGGTTTCATCTATCAATTGAGGCTGTGGTCCGCTCCAACGGAAACAGTGATCTCCATCCGGTTTCGCCCCGAGCTCACACCAGCCAAAGCCAGCCAGAATTCGCAGCCAGCTCAGACTCGATATTTCCAGCTCTGTACGCATTTCCGGTGCAACCAAATGAGTGTTTACCATCCAGTCCATTATTCCTGAGAGTGTTGTCCACTTTTGCGACTGGAATGAAGAGCTGGATATCAGATATCGGAAATGCTGGTCGGCAGGCTTCAGACTTCCATAGCGATTAATTACGACAGTGTACAGAATTGCTGCCATCCCTGACTCCGAAAGATGAAACCACTGCTGCAAAGCTTCCATCTCCAGTTCATACGCTGCACCACGCTCACTTATAAGTCCTAGATACAGCATTAGATCCACTACTACTGCTGCGGGTACTGGATATGTCTCCAGATAAGGAGAGGAGATAAACAGTCCCTCAAGATGCCTTTCCTGACAGGACAGCTGTGCGTTCAGACGACCGATATTCTTTTTGTGAATGCTACCTTTGATTGTTAAAGGCAGCCCCTCACGCGCAATATACAGGAGCGCCCTGAATAAATCCCCAGTCAACCCCGCACCTGCTTCCATAGTCAGCTTTATTTCATAGCCTTCTACAAACTGCGGCTGATACGAAAAAAAGCCACTTTGAAGCAAGGGCAGCCGTTCCACTGGGATTTGATAGAGCTTCTCCCCCCACATTTTCTGCCGCACTTCCAGCAGACCGTCAGTCAGCAATTCATTCATGGCAAGCCTCTGCTCAGCGCGACAAAGATTGGGCGGCCGCAACCGTTCTTCCTTCCCTGCTTCAAAAGGCATCGCTGCATAAGCCATACAGATCCGTCGTAATACCTCCCGCGCTTCTTGTGTAAGCTGTTTCAAAGGATACCCTCCTCCTCAGCACTTGGCTCCACAATTCTCACCGCGTACTGGTAGCCCTGTTCCGTCAGAAACATCCGGCGGCGCCAAGCAAAATCCTGTTCACGGCTGTCTCCAGTCACCAGCGTATAGAAATACGCCTTATTCTCACCCGGCTTCGGGCGTAGAATGCGTCCCAACCGCTGGGCTTCCTCCTGCCGCGAGCCAAAAGCACCTGAAACCTCGATGGCAACCGAAGCATCCGGCAGGTCCAGCGCAAAATTGGCCACTTTCGATACAATCAGAACTTGCAATCTCCCAGCATTAAAAGCCGCATACAGCTCACCTCTCACCTGCTCTGAGGTTTTACCTGTGATCAGAGGGGCCTTGATAGCTTCAGCTAATTGGCTGAGCTGGTCCAGATACTGACCAATCACTAGAACAGAGGAACCGCGATGCGCTTCCAGTAGCTCTAACACAACATCGATTTTGCCCGGGTTCCCAGCAGCTAGACGGAACTTTTCTTTATTTTCCGCATACATATATTCCCGTGTTAACACCACATTCATAGGTACAGTCATCTCTATACACTCAACGGTGGCGATCCAACCCTGCTTCTCCAGCACCTTCCAGGGCAGATCGTAGCATTTGGGTCCGATTAAAGAGAACACATCGTCTTCCCGGCCATCCTCTCTGACAAGAGTAGCCGTTAGCCCTAGACGGCGTGTGGCTTGAATGTCCGCAGTAGCCCGGAACACCGGAGCCGGCAGCAAATGAACTTCATCATAGATGATCAGACCCCAGTTTCGTTCGTTGAACAAATTTATATGAATGAAGGGACCTTCCTTCCTACGGCGATGTGTCAAAATCTGATAGGTGGCTACAGTCACTGGCCGCACCTGTCTTTTCTCGCCAGAGTACTCACCGATCGCCTCACCATCCAGATTTGTTCGCTGCAGTAACTCATTCATCCATTGCCTAACAGAGGTTGTGCTCGAGGTGAGAATCAGTGTTTCGCACTGCAGGCTTTCCAGAACAGCTATGCCCACTACCGTCTTACCTGCTCCGCAAGGCAGAACGACAACTCCACTCCCTCCGGTACCACCAGTCCCCTGAAAGTGCTGAACGGCTTCCCGTTGGTATTCTCTAAGGCTTATTGAGGTGCCAGCTTCACCGTCTGCTTCCGTTCTGTCATGAAAGTTGTATTCAGGCTCTCTCCATGCGACATTAAGAGCTTGCCCCTCATGATAGCCTGCATAGTCCATAATGGGATACCCGAGTCTTGTCAGCTCTTGCTTCAATTGACCGCGGAAGGTCTTCCTGCACACGCACTCTACAGGTCCGCTTCTTCGTAATCCAGCTTCATAGAAACC comes from Paenibacillus sp. 19GGS1-52 and encodes:
- a CDS encoding YlbF family regulator; the protein is MSVAEMNTVDMAEVLTYAYELGDMINQSAEVSDYLYWKGRVDANPEIQTMIKQLQSKKELFEETQRFGHFHPNYHSAKDEVSAVEAEMEQFEEVIRFKQAEKILDDILFSMSETIAFSVSENIKVPSNNPSPKGGCGSGGSCSCG
- a CDS encoding helicase-associated domain-containing protein; amino-acid sequence: MKQLTQEAREVLRRICMAYAAMPFEAGKEERLRPPNLCRAEQRLAMNELLTDGLLEVRQKMWGEKLYQIPVERLPLLQSGFFSYQPQFVEGYEIKLTMEAGAGLTGDLFRALLYIAREGLPLTIKGSIHKKNIGRLNAQLSCQERHLEGLFISSPYLETYPVPAAVVVDLMLYLGLISERGAAYELEMEALQQWFHLSESGMAAILYTVVINRYGSLKPADQHFRYLISSSSFQSQKWTTLSGIMDWMVNTHLVAPEMRTELEISSLSWLRILAGFGWCELGAKPDGDHCFRWSGPQPQLIDETSDFLDLGIQVTSSTPMFIVQPDFEVLVPPEVSYAIRWTLAGCAELLQSDTLWSFRLTRERLESAAEQGISPEEAIFWLNAHALGQLPNEVEFALKQWGRGIGRTALAEVILLSCRSEEEGDAIAAHPRLQENLTRLGPHHFSVREEGLEQVRRELSAAGMAPPRSIAGRLEATVADKVFLHLPSPESSIGYTLPPLHSERGLFRTGNPDRYLQPAPLNSQEDSLPGIESVPTMWSREWRHYHSTTAQKIMEQALSWGIKVRLSLQGESCDFIPVQVSGNPWRVSGLKLSSRTEEVEEIELTAGDWKEMRLVIPSAQRNSSSA
- a CDS encoding YlbG family protein yields the protein MFAERTGYIIWVSDVKAARNLEKYGTLHYVSRKMHYAVMYVNAERAEEVMKNVRRLSYVRKIERSYRNEIKTEYTSNGPDKTQYYGL
- a CDS encoding DNA repair helicase XPB produces the protein MEKTGACIIRRDRTVLLECAHPGFEAARQLLATFAELIKSPTAFHTYRITPLSLWNAAALGYKAEHITTSLRSIARWNIPTGVMEEISLLMSRYGRLTLHTHERESQLITIRADTSELLDELEKHPGFYEAGLRRSGPVECVCRKTFRGQLKQELTRLGYPIMDYAGYHEGQALNVAWREPEYNFHDRTEADGEAGTSISLREYQREAVQHFQGTGGTGGSGVVVLPCGAGKTVVGIAVLESLQCETLILTSSTTSVRQWMNELLQRTNLDGEAIGEYSGEKRQVRPVTVATYQILTHRRRKEGPFIHINLFNERNWGLIIYDEVHLLPAPVFRATADIQATRRLGLTATLVREDGREDDVFSLIGPKCYDLPWKVLEKQGWIATVECIEMTVPMNVVLTREYMYAENKEKFRLAAGNPGKIDVVLELLEAHRGSSVLVIGQYLDQLSQLAEAIKAPLITGKTSEQVRGELYAAFNAGRLQVLIVSKVANFALDLPDASVAIEVSGAFGSRQEEAQRLGRILRPKPGENKAYFYTLVTGDSREQDFAWRRRMFLTEQGYQYAVRIVEPSAEEEGIL
- a CDS encoding EAL domain-containing protein, coding for MDKQLQMYKKIFVLPHYLQHLNGRMRSEFKELKRLDELLNIMNKGLLDTYFQPILHLQSGLTIGHEALNRPQASPQFPTTEQFYEFAGRTEQMFRFEKYCRRMSLTRYVERLPKSATSEDKLIFINVNPGVLNDSHHKSGETLELLRELGVSPSRVVFELTERQAVHDYVSFERVLSHYREQGFRIAVDDAGSGYNSLKTLVYLKPEFIKLDKSLIRGIGGNSEQQELLELIKEYAARAATKVIAEGIETMEELSFLQNAGIDYGQGYALGRPIFRPQDGSIGIDLV